GCGTTTTCAGTTCGCTTACGGTGCCGCCGATTCTGTTTCATCTAAGAGAGGGACAGTGGAGTCCTGAGTATCTGGTAGCCGGTGTCATTGCCTTATCCGTGGGAGTGTGGAGGAAGCAGATCGTCTGGGCGCTGCTCGCGGGAGTTGCCGTGCTGATTGGCTGGCGGTATCTCTTTGGTCTGTAGACGAAAAGCAGAATAAGCAGGTGTTACAGGGGGAAACCTTTTGTAACACCTGCTTTTTCGTTATCTTCACACCTCCTCGGTTCGGTACATGATGCTCCTAACTGCCGTCAAATAAATCAGCCATGCGCTATCTTGCCATTGCATACTCCTAGTATCTCTCCAGGAGAAAACGGACAGCAAAAAAACCAGCCCCAATATTAGACTGGTTTATCTGCTTGGTTCCGGTAGCCGAGCTCTGTCGACATCTCTTGGACGGTCTGTAGCAATTCCTCCAAAATCATCTTCTGCTGAGGAAGCACGCGATCGGATGGCCCGATCACCCCGACGGAGGCGACGACTTCTCCCGTAGAATCAAAGATCGGTGCGGCCATGCCGGTCACGCCCTCGTTACGGCGGTTGGAGCTGAATTCATAGCCGCGCTCGCGAATAAGACGCAGATTTTGCTTAATCTCCTCGACCGTCGTAAAGGAATGCGGGGTATACGTTTTGATCTCTTGCTGCAGGATTTCATCCTGAAACGCTGCCGAGCGATAAGCCAGAAGTACGCGGGAGGCAGAGGTGGAATACAGGGGGAAACGGCGATAGGT
This sequence is a window from Brevibacillus composti. Protein-coding genes within it:
- a CDS encoding AzlD domain-containing protein; protein product: MDNMIIIILLMALITYLTRFPMLLISSRWSVPDWLKRGLAMVPVGVFSSLTVPPILFHLREGQWSPEYLVAGVIALSVGVWRKQIVWALLAGVAVLIGWRYLFGL
- a CDS encoding IclR family transcriptional regulator, encoding MDQYLSSVRNGCKLLKIFLDSPQEIGVTELSKKLQLSKGAVHKLLMTLESEGFIRKNEKTKQYTLGYTLLELGNKVLQNHDIVDFSNPYLHRLLARTQELVVLCLQDAKDAIYVSKLDSPHPIRFTIGTYRRFPLYSTSASRVLLAYRSAAFQDEILQQEIKTYTPHSFTTVEEIKQNLRLIRERGYEFSSNRRNEGVTGMAAPIFDSTGEVVASVGVIGPSDRVLPQQKMILEELLQTVQEMSTELGYRNQADKPV